DNA from Armatimonadota bacterium:
GCAGGTATTTCCACCAGGTCTCTACCACCGCCAGCCCTCGGTCTAACCCTAGGAGTGCCTGCAAGTCGTACGACCTGCGATTCAAGAGACCGGTCACCTAGCTCGTCTTCAATAATAATTTCTCCTTCCTTCTGCATGCTGTACAAGGCCCCATTAAGCAGACGCTTTACGGTTTTCCCGGCACGATGCAAAGTAGGACAGCCCGCCACGTAGAGCTTGAAGAGGAATCGTTTCGTTAAGGGACCTTCCTTTCCGATTATCCGCCGCAAAGCCGCCTGAACGTTGGGTCCCCTGTCAATGTACTCATCGGGGTGCATCTGAAATTGCTGAGGGACCCATTCTTGAAGTTCCTTGGGGAGCAGCGGGAACGCTGGCTTACGCTTCTTACGAACCTCGAGCCAGAGATCAGGGATATCTGCTGGGTTGTTCGCAAAAAACGCCGATCTACACGTGTCTCTCCAGGTTTCGGGCAGACCCTGAGGAAGGTCAGAAATCCATAAGACCTTATCATTTTCTGTGTACTCCGGAATGCGTTTTTTCCGAAGGGTCGCTAGGTGCCCCAGGAAGGAGAGGAGAGATTTTGTCCTATCTAGGCGTGCTGTCATGGTTTCCTTGCCTCCTGCGACCCAATCTATCGCACGCTCATAGGACTATTCCCGGCTACACTTGCCATAGTCCGACTCACCAAATTGTGCCACCATGTGCTCAATGGCGATGGCTTCCCACATGTCCTTCACCCGCTCGGCGGAGTCTCTCTTAGCGGCACGGCCTCCTTGAGGACACGTTCGCGAATCCGGGCTCTGAGCCCCTCCTCTGTGACCACGTCCACCGGACAGCCCAGGCGCTGCTCCAACTCGTACTGAAGCCCGCCCAGGTCAAAAAGGGTCCGGCCGGGTTCAAGGATGACGACGAAGTCCAGGTCACTTTGCTCGTCGGCGTCCCCTCGGGCGACCGAGCCGAAGACGCGCACATCCCGTGCGCCATACTTGGAGCACACCCGCGGAATCTCGTCGGCTTTTCCCGAAGTAGCGCTTCAAGTGCCATATCCAAGCTCCTTGAAGCTCTTCCAGGTCGCCTTCTCCGGCGGGCGCGGTTCGCCCGTCTGCTCGAGACTTGCTCCGCGAGGCGGCGAGTCGTAGATCCAGGCGGCTTTGTGGTTGTTGCAGGCTGGCACGAACCTCCGCGCCGTCCCCCTGGAACGTTCACCCCCGTCGCGGCCATTATAGCAACTGGCGTTCGCGGGTCCAGAGTGCCGACCTCCGGCTCGGGCGACGGGAGGCGGGCACCCTCGCGGGCGGCCGCCCTGCGACTGGCTCGTGCGAACCGCGCTCACCTGTGCACCTGCAGGAAGGTTGCCCCGGGGGCCCGACTGCGCAGGGCGCGCTATGACTTTTGCCTCGCGAAGTGCACAGCCTGCCCCACGTCCGTCGGGCCGTGTGGCCCGACCCTACGGGAACAGCTGCTCGCCCGTGTCTGCGTCGTACACCGTGATGGCCATGGTGGGACAGCCCTCCGCGGCCTCCGGGACCGTCTCCACGGGGTCGCCTTCCGGGTCGGTGACCGCGGACCGGACCTCGGGGTTGAGGGCAAAGGTGCGGGGCGCCGCACGGCTACCACTCCACGGGCAGCTCCACCAGGGCCCGGGACACGATGGTGGGGCAGATGTGGATCCCGTGGCCGAAGGCCACGTGGGTGGGCTGAGCTCCCGCCCTTCGGCTCGACCGGCGGGTCGGCTCGGTGGGTGGCTGGGGTCTTCCGGAAGGTGCGGCGGGTGGGCCGGTACACCTTCGTGGCATAATGGGGGCGTGAACCGTCCGCTCGTCATTATCTTCCTCACCGTGCTCACGAACCTGATCGGGTTCGGGATTGTAATCCCGCTGCTGCCGTACTATGCCCGTGCGCTCGGCGCCTCGCCCGTGGTGATCGGGCTCCTTTTCGCCTCGTACTCCGCCTGCCAGCTCCTGGCTGCTCCCGTACTGGGCGTGTGGTCGGACCGATGGGGCCGGAGACCTGTGCTCCTGCTGAGCCTGCTGGGAACCGCCTTGAGCTTCGTGCTCCTCGCCCTGGCCCATTCCGTGGGCATGCTGTTCGCGGCCCGGATCATCGATGGGCTTTCGGGCGGAAACATCTCCACGGCCCGTGCTTACATTGCAGACGTGACCCCAGCGGAGGACCGGGCGCGGGCCTTCGGCCTCATCGGAGCCGCCTTCGGTCTGGGATTCATCGTCGGCCCGGCCCTGGGCGGTGTGCTGGCCCACCTCAGCTACGCGGCGCCCGCGTGGGTGGCGGCAGGCGTTACCCTGGGCGCCGCGATCCTGGCCTGGCTGTGGCTGCCGGAGACCGTGCACCGGGTCTCTGCCTCCCGCGGCCCGGTCTGGCGGGAACTTCCCCGCCTTCTCCGGCATCCGCATCTGGGACCCCTGCTGGGGGTGGACTTCCTGTACTGGGCCACGGCCTCGGTGTACCAGACCACCTTTGCTCTGTTCGTGAGCCACCGGTTCGGCTTTGGCCCGGGACAGGCCGGTGTCCTGCTGGCCCTCTGGGGCTTCGTGGGGGCTGTGGTCCAGGTGGGTGTGGTGGGACCCGTGGTGCGACGGGTGGGAGAAGGACGGGCCCTGGCCATGGGGCTTTTATTGGCCGGGCTAGGATTGGGCGCTGCCGCGGCGAGCCATACCGCCACCCTGTTCGTCCTGAGCACGCTTCCTGCGGCCCTCGGCGCCGGGGTCTCCAACCCCGCCCTGGTGGCGCTCTTAAGCCGATCCGCACGTCCAGGGGAGCAGGGGGTGGTGCAGGGGGTGGCGAGCACCCTGGAGAGCCTGGGGCGCATGGTGGGGCCGATCTGGGGCAACGGGACATTGGGGGCCTTTGGAGAGGGCGCGGCCTTCAGCTCCGCGGCCGCGGTGATGGCCCTCACGGGGCTGCTGGCCCTGCGGCTGCGACCCCTTCCCGCCCCGTGCGAGACCCCCGCGCGCATGCTTTCCCTGCGGAGGTAGGCCCGTGCGAGCTCGGGTGGACTGGCAGACGAAGTTTCATCAGGCGCTTCCGTACCATGCCTTCCTGGATCGCTACGGGACCGAGGCACACCGGGAGCGGTGGCGGCGGGTCTACGAGGCAGTGAGGCTCACGGGGGAGCAGCGGGCGCTGCTGGAGGGATTCCAGCGCGACATGAAGCTGTTGGTCCTGGCGGGGACGTGGTGCGGGGACTGCGTAAACCAGTGCCCCATCCTCCAGCGGTTCGCGGAGGTCACCCCCCGCATCGAGCTTCGGTTCCTGGAGCGGGACGAGCATCCGGACGTGCGGGAGGAACTCGCCATCAACCTCGGCTACCGCATTCCCGTGGTGGTGTTTTTGAGCGAGGACTTCGTGGAGGTGGCCCGGTACGGGGAGCGCACCCTATCCCTGTACCGGCAGATGGCCATCGAACATCTGGGGCCCGCCTGCCCCGTGGGGATCCGGCCTCCCGGGGAGGATCTTCTCCGGAACGTGACACAGGAGTGGCTGAACGAGGTGGAGCGGGCGCAGCTCCTCCTGCGGCTTTCCCCGCGCCTGCGACAGCGATACGGAGACTAGGAGGTGGAACCATTCTCGAGCTCATCGTGTTCGCAAGCGGCGGGGTCCTGCTGGCCCTGGAGATTGTGGCGAGCCGCGTGCTGGCCCCCACCTTCGGCAACTCCATCTTCGTGTGGGGGAGCCTCATCGGTGTGTTCCTGACGGCCCTGAGCGTGGGATACTGGGTGGGCGGGCACGTGGCGGACCGCTACCCCCGCTACGGCGTCTTCTGCGGCCTCGTGCTCCTGGCGGGGCTGCTGGTGGTGCCGATTCCCGCGGTGAGCCCATGGCTCCTTGAGCGCATCGCCCTGGCGGATGTGGGGCCCCGCATGGGCCCCCTGCTGGCAGCGACCCTCCTCTTTTTCCCGGCGAGCCTGGTGATGGGCACCGTCTCGCCCTTCGCGGTGCGGCTCGCAGCCCGCACGGTACAGACCGTGGGCAACACCGCGGGGCGGCTGTACGCCCTCTCCACCCTGGGCAGCATCGCCGGATGCCTTGCCGCGGCCTTCTGGCTTCTCTCGGTGATGGGCGTGCGGGAGATCATCCTGGTCCTAGGGCTCGTGGAGATGGGCATGGCGGCCCTCGGATTCGCGGTGGCCCGACGGGTGGGGTGGGCGGTGGCGGCGACCGCGGCGGGAGTCGTCGCAGCCGTTTTGATCCCCCGGGTGGGGTACGCGGGCCCGCCCGGAGTGGTCTATGCCCGGGACACGGTCTACCACCGCATCACTGTGAGCGATGAGGGCGGGGTGCGCTACCTCAAACTGGACAACTACTGGCAGAGCGCCATGGACCTGCAGGACCCGAACCGTACCGTGTTCCGGTACGCGGACTACATGCACGCGGGCATGCTGTTCGTACCGGACCCGGCACGGGTGCTCCTCATCGGCGTGGGGGGCGGTACGCTTCCCAAGCAGTACCTCCGGAACTACCCCGGGGTCCACATGGACATGGTGGACATCGATCCGCA
Protein-coding regions in this window:
- a CDS encoding thioredoxin family protein gives rise to the protein MRARVDWQTKFHQALPYHAFLDRYGTEAHRERWRRVYEAVRLTGEQRALLEGFQRDMKLLVLAGTWCGDCVNQCPILQRFAEVTPRIELRFLERDEHPDVREELAINLGYRIPVVVFLSEDFVEVARYGERTLSLYRQMAIEHLGPACPVGIRPPGEDLLRNVTQEWLNEVERAQLLLRLSPRLRQRYGD
- a CDS encoding MFS transporter, which gives rise to MNRPLVIIFLTVLTNLIGFGIVIPLLPYYARALGASPVVIGLLFASYSACQLLAAPVLGVWSDRWGRRPVLLLSLLGTALSFVLLALAHSVGMLFAARIIDGLSGGNISTARAYIADVTPAEDRARAFGLIGAAFGLGFIVGPALGGVLAHLSYAAPAWVAAGVTLGAAILAWLWLPETVHRVSASRGPVWRELPRLLRHPHLGPLLGVDFLYWATASVYQTTFALFVSHRFGFGPGQAGVLLALWGFVGAVVQVGVVGPVVRRVGEGRALAMGLLLAGLGLGAAAASHTATLFVLSTLPAALGAGVSNPALVALLSRSARPGEQGVVQGVASTLESLGRMVGPIWGNGTLGAFGEGAAFSSAAAVMALTGLLALRLRPLPAPCETPARMLSLRR
- a CDS encoding fused MFS/spermidine synthase, with product MFASGGVLLALEIVASRVLAPTFGNSIFVWGSLIGVFLTALSVGYWVGGHVADRYPRYGVFCGLVLLAGLLVVPIPAVSPWLLERIALADVGPRMGPLLAATLLFFPASLVMGTVSPFAVRLAARTVQTVGNTAGRLYALSTLGSIAGCLAAAFWLLSVMGVREIILVLGLVEMGMAALGFAVARRVGWAVAATAAGVVAAVLIPRVGYAGPPGVVYARDTVYHRITVSDEGGVRYLKLDNYWQSAMDLQDPNRTVFRYADYMHAGMLFVPDPARVLLIGVGGGTLPKQYLRNYPGVHMDMVDIDPHVIEVARHYFHVPVGGRLRAFAEDGRQFVRRTSDRYDQVLMDAYLRDTLPFHLATREFFQEVRGILTPRGVFVMNVIGAMAGPESRLFRAVYRTLREVFPAVYVFPVEFGPWGGEEALRNIIVVGTQKPPEPPGSIRARYARVRNRIRIPDFGAVVRDLYIRPVPTQDVPVLSDNYAPVDDLIHAR
- a CDS encoding nucleotidyltransferase family protein encodes the protein MPRVCSKYGARDVRVFGSVARGDADEQSDLDFVVILEPGRTLFDLGGLQYELEQRLGCPVDVVTEEGLRARIRERVLKEAVPLRETPPSG